Genomic window (Pyramidobacter porci):
TGCCTCTGCCTCGACGCGCACTATCTGATCGTCGGGGAAAAGATCTATCGCATAAATTTGGAGGAGGAAGCCAGAAAAGCCGCTATCTGTAACTATTCAGCGCCGCCGCGATGAATTTCATGTCTTCCGCGGAAAAACGCTGGTCGCAAGGCAGGCTCAGCACGTGGTCGTATATGTACCGAGTATCCTCCTGGCCGTCCAGCTCGATCAAAGGTCCTTGGGGCCAATAGACCGAAGTTTTGACGCCCAGCGCCTGCAGGGCGTCCCTGACTTTTTCCCTTTCGCCGGCAAAGACCGTAAAGTGGCTGGGGACAGTACCGGCGTCGAGAACGGGGAAAACGACTTTAAGGTTTTCGCTTTCCCTGACGTTTTCCAGAAGGGTACGGTAGTTCTCGCGCCGCTTTCTGCGGATCGTCCGGAAATCGGCGTGTTTCATCAGATAGACCGACTCATCGTCGCTGCCGAAATCGTCGAAGATCCGCCGCAGCATCATTTCCCCTTTCCAGAAGAGTTCCATATCGTCCCGTTCTATGGCGTCGTATCTCAGCTTCAAATGTTCCCGGTGCGGGGGCATCGGCGCGCGGGCGAAGCGTCCCCGCCTCTTGAGCGCGAAGCCGCCGCAGGCGACGCCCATCCACTTGCGCAGGCTTCCCGCCGCGTAATCGCAGTTTTCGTCAAGGCCGTCCGCGGACAGGACTGAATGGGTCATGTCTTCCATGACGGTGAGGCTGCGCGCCTTGCACTTTC
Coding sequences:
- a CDS encoding aspartate aminotransferase family protein, whose product is MKRANGLFPLEATVEGENGLLESLCPEGDLVYLLSGRCGIYHCLLDIVRYDKKRVAYLPLYTCETVVAPFVKAGFALKFYPLDRNMRPVFSEDALDSVSLVSVCGYYGFSAFDRDFVRKCKARSLTVMEDMTHSVLSADGLDENCDYAAGSLRKWMGVACGGFALKRRGRFARAPMPPHREHLKLRYDAIERDDMELFWKGEMMLRRIFDDFGSDDESVYLMKHADFRTIRRKRRENYRTLLENVRESENLKVVFPVLDAGTVPSHFTVFAGEREKVRDALQALGVKTSVYWPQGPLIELDGQEDTRYIYDHVLSLPCDQRFSAEDMKFIAAALNSYR